Proteins co-encoded in one Spirosoma endbachense genomic window:
- a CDS encoding RCC1 domain-containing protein, with amino-acid sequence MLKNLISQPLRPLAVENQISQLSLSIIHTKMKILLSIRQYFLALSIVALLIQCKKADTDTPPPKSSAKVISGFTFSNITPAVAGTINSTSRTISATVANGTDLTKLVPTITISAKATVSPASGVATNFTNPVTYTVTAEDGTSSMYTVTVELGAAPKSNIKEITSFVFNGLNPVVTAKIEPTSRAISATVSNGTDVTKLVPTITLSDKAKISPASGVVQNFTNPVTYTVTAEDNSTQSFTVSVAVMAAGPVSIDKQITGFTFESLDPVVSATINQATAIIEAVVPSFVSITALAPTITLSPNAVVFPASKSFQNFTNPVIYTVTAANGSTQRYEVRVTKKVAVASVLQEAIAGGDRSFFIKSDNSLWVAGYVGASGNENQLYNYRQVPERIMDDIKSVSSGYRHTFFIKTDNSLWAVGDNNKGQLGDGASNLGTIRSTMYKIMNDVKAVSLGWSHSLIIKMDNSLWVTGSNDYGELGDGSTYASRSTPIKIMDDVQAVAAGTNFSLVLKTDNTLWAMGDNRKLQLGSDKLPAKVTKPVQVATNVKAIAAGFSHTLVLKADNTLWAAGDNGSGQLISGIVKDGPFNLFQVMADVKAVTAGYYQAIALKTDNSLWAAGSLGSYVKELNTTVSDYIPVKVTTGVKSISTGSSHTLLIKTDNSVWGIGSDEFGQLGNNHVGGYYQTPERVQLP; translated from the coding sequence ATGTTAAAGAATTTAATTAGTCAACCTCTGCGTCCGTTGGCTGTAGAAAATCAGATTTCACAACTTTCATTATCAATAATCCATACCAAAATGAAAATACTTCTATCAATTCGTCAATATTTTTTGGCACTTAGTATTGTTGCCTTACTCATTCAATGCAAAAAAGCGGATACGGATACGCCACCCCCTAAAAGCTCTGCTAAGGTAATTTCTGGATTTACCTTTAGTAATATCACTCCAGCGGTAGCCGGTACCATTAACAGCACGTCCAGAACGATTTCGGCGACTGTTGCCAATGGCACGGACTTGACCAAATTAGTGCCCACGATAACCATATCAGCCAAAGCAACGGTTTCTCCTGCTTCAGGAGTAGCTACAAATTTCACAAATCCCGTCACTTATACAGTTACAGCCGAAGATGGAACCTCCTCTATGTATACTGTGACCGTCGAATTAGGAGCAGCTCCCAAAAGCAACATTAAAGAAATAACTAGTTTCGTCTTCAATGGATTGAATCCAGTTGTAACGGCTAAAATAGAGCCTACGTCCAGGGCAATCTCCGCTACCGTTAGTAATGGTACGGACGTAACAAAGTTAGTACCTACCATTACCCTATCTGATAAAGCAAAAATTTCCCCTGCTTCTGGGGTGGTGCAAAACTTCACCAATCCAGTAACTTATACGGTAACTGCTGAAGATAACAGTACTCAATCGTTTACAGTGAGTGTTGCGGTGATGGCTGCAGGACCTGTATCGATAGACAAACAAATCACGGGCTTTACGTTTGAATCGCTCGATCCAGTGGTGTCAGCAACGATTAACCAGGCTACCGCTATAATAGAGGCTGTTGTTCCAAGTTTTGTTTCTATAACAGCGCTTGCGCCGACTATTACCCTGTCGCCCAATGCCGTCGTCTTTCCTGCATCCAAAAGTTTTCAAAACTTCACAAATCCAGTAATTTATACTGTAACGGCTGCGAATGGTAGTACACAACGCTATGAAGTTCGAGTAACCAAAAAAGTTGCAGTAGCTTCGGTTCTTCAGGAAGCGATAGCCGGGGGGGATCGTAGCTTTTTTATAAAATCAGATAACAGCCTTTGGGTAGCAGGGTATGTAGGTGCTTCAGGTAACGAGAATCAATTGTACAATTATCGGCAGGTACCTGAACGAATAATGGACGATATCAAATCCGTCTCGTCCGGCTACAGACATACCTTTTTCATTAAAACCGATAACAGCCTGTGGGCCGTAGGCGATAATAATAAGGGACAGCTAGGTGACGGTGCGTCAAACTTGGGTACTATAAGAAGTACCATGTATAAAATAATGAATGATGTGAAAGCAGTATCGTTGGGTTGGTCTCATAGTCTAATTATCAAAATGGATAATAGTTTATGGGTAACCGGTTCCAACGATTATGGGGAATTAGGGGACGGCTCTACGTACGCTAGTCGATCTACGCCAATTAAAATTATGGACGATGTTCAGGCGGTGGCTGCTGGAACTAATTTCAGCCTTGTTCTAAAAACAGACAATACATTGTGGGCTATGGGTGATAACCGTAAACTACAGTTAGGTAGTGATAAACTACCTGCCAAAGTAACAAAACCAGTCCAGGTCGCGACGAACGTTAAAGCGATTGCCGCTGGCTTCAGCCATACCCTTGTTTTAAAAGCGGATAATACGCTTTGGGCGGCAGGCGATAATGGCTCTGGACAGTTGATTAGTGGAATTGTCAAAGATGGCCCTTTCAACCTATTTCAAGTTATGGCGGACGTTAAGGCAGTTACGGCTGGCTATTATCAGGCCATAGCTTTAAAAACTGACAATAGTCTTTGGGCAGCTGGCAGTTTAGGGAGCTATGTAAAAGAATTAAATACCACAGTAAGCGATTACATTCCTGTCAAAGTGACTACTGGCGTTAAATCCATTTCGACTGGTAGTAGTCATACACTGCTTATAAAAACAGACAACAGCGTCTGGGGCATAGGTAGTGATGAATTTGGTCAGTTAGGTAATAATCATGTAGGGGGATATTATCAAACTCCTGAACGCGTTCAGCTACCTTAA
- a CDS encoding recombinase family protein, producing MKIGYARVSTQDQNLSMQLDALKAQGCEKIFQEKASGTKADRPELTKLLEHVRVGDTVVIWKLDRLGRSLAHLVEMVNVLEREGIGLISLNDPVDTTTAQGRLVFRIFASLAEFERELIKERTQAGLQSARRRGQRLGRPTGLSKEAQNKSRIAESLYKEGKLSVKDISKLLDISKSTLYVYLRSRGIVIGQNLIG from the coding sequence ATGAAAATTGGCTACGCCCGCGTGTCCACTCAGGACCAGAATTTATCCATGCAGCTCGATGCCCTCAAAGCGCAAGGCTGTGAGAAAATTTTTCAGGAAAAAGCCTCAGGAACTAAAGCCGATCGGCCTGAGCTAACGAAGCTGCTCGAGCACGTGCGCGTAGGCGATACGGTGGTGATCTGGAAACTCGACCGACTCGGCCGATCCCTAGCTCACCTGGTAGAGATGGTTAACGTACTTGAGCGAGAAGGTATTGGACTCATTAGTCTGAACGATCCCGTCGATACCACGACGGCGCAGGGCCGACTCGTGTTTAGGATCTTTGCCAGCCTGGCTGAATTCGAGCGGGAGCTGATCAAGGAGCGTACACAGGCCGGACTCCAGTCCGCTCGACGACGTGGTCAGCGGTTGGGCAGACCAACCGGTTTATCAAAAGAAGCCCAAAATAAATCACGAATTGCCGAAAGTCTCTATAAAGAAGGAAAGCTATCTGTGAAGGATATTTCTAAGCTGCTTGATATCTCTAAGTCGACCTTGTATGTGTATTTAAGGAGTAGAGGAATTGTGATTGGTCAAAATCTTATAGGCTGA